In one window of Candidatus Scalindua sp. DNA:
- a CDS encoding DUF1566 domain-containing protein, with the protein MRIHLPLTTLIFSFIFLSAQLPSLVEAGEPEHISLRSTCRELSQSEESAWRKSMSEKYKDNVNGDRIINHNYTLDTINDDTVVIDKVTGLMWHQSGSEVGTTWQDAEEWVKSMNSKKYAGFTDWRLPTLEEAASLLQTEASDNGLYIDSLFDRKQKYIWTGDLYVDPDWWYVDFDEGKTMWSSKWIYGFNRNLRINFVRPVRTHK; encoded by the coding sequence ATGAGAATCCATTTACCCCTTACTACTCTTATTTTTTCTTTCATATTCTTATCCGCACAGCTTCCCTCTCTGGTGGAAGCTGGTGAGCCTGAGCACATTAGCTTACGTTCCACATGTAGGGAGTTATCACAATCTGAAGAGTCAGCATGGCGGAAATCAATGAGCGAAAAGTATAAGGACAACGTTAATGGGGACAGAATTATTAACCACAATTACACGTTGGACACGATAAATGATGATACCGTGGTAATTGATAAAGTTACCGGACTCATGTGGCACCAGTCAGGTTCTGAAGTGGGAACAACCTGGCAGGATGCTGAGGAATGGGTGAAGAGCATGAACAGTAAAAAATATGCAGGTTTTACTGACTGGAGGTTGCCGACCCTGGAAGAGGCCGCATCACTGCTGCAGACGGAAGCAAGCGATAATGGACTGTACATAGACTCGTTATTTGATAGAAAACAGAAATATATCTGGACCGGTGATCTTTACGTTGATCCCGATTGGTGGTACGTCGACTTTGACGAAGGCAAGACTATGTGGAGCAGTAAGTGGATTTATGGTTTTAACAGGAACCTGCGAATCAACTTCGTCCGCCCTGTTCGCACACATAAATAA
- a CDS encoding zinc ribbon domain-containing protein, with protein sequence METQISGDAHDEWVVIKEDLREWIKELSHMLQEKGIPSRIALTPGCSAGKCGSTYHLLVTKENIQAALGNIEEYYMILHPEIRESQEWVAQGRCPACGHHVGADARECPDCGLILIIEES encoded by the coding sequence ATGGAAACACAAATATCAGGAGATGCCCATGATGAATGGGTAGTAATAAAGGAAGATCTGCGAGAGTGGATAAAGGAGTTGTCTCATATGCTTCAGGAAAAGGGCATTCCATCACGGATTGCTCTTACCCCGGGGTGTAGTGCCGGGAAATGCGGTTCAACCTATCATCTCCTGGTTACTAAGGAAAATATTCAGGCTGCGCTTGGGAATATAGAGGAATATTACATGATTTTGCACCCGGAGATAAGAGAGTCTCAGGAATGGGTTGCTCAGGGCAGATGCCCTGCTTGCGGTCACCATGTTGGTGCTGATGCGCGGGAATGTCCGGATTGTGGTCTGATACTTATTATAGAAGAATCATAG
- a CDS encoding Bax inhibitor-1/YccA family protein: protein MITRSANPALNKDTFTNVRNLTISGNVMTLQGTVNKTGILLGLTFLSAFWVWRQFFTYEMPQISLYILVGAIGGLITAMIAIFKPTTSPYAAPIYALLEGLFLGGISSLMEARFPGIVIQSVGLTFGSLFALLFAYKTGLIKATENFKLGVAAATGGIFLMYMINIILGFFGASIPFIHDNGFFGIGISVFIVIIAALNLVLDFDFIEHGVEQGAPKFMEWRAALGLMITLVWLYIEILHLISKLRSR, encoded by the coding sequence ATGATAACACGATCTGCAAATCCAGCTTTAAACAAAGATACATTCACTAATGTAAGAAACCTTACCATTTCTGGCAATGTAATGACTCTTCAAGGAACCGTAAACAAGACAGGTATTTTACTTGGCCTGACCTTCTTGTCTGCATTCTGGGTGTGGCGTCAATTTTTCACGTATGAAATGCCCCAGATATCACTATATATACTAGTGGGAGCTATAGGGGGCCTTATTACTGCAATGATTGCTATCTTCAAACCAACGACTTCACCGTATGCCGCTCCAATTTACGCTTTACTGGAAGGCCTGTTTCTGGGCGGAATCTCCTCTCTTATGGAAGCGCGTTTTCCCGGAATAGTAATTCAATCAGTCGGACTGACCTTTGGATCTTTATTTGCCCTTTTATTTGCTTATAAAACCGGATTGATCAAGGCCACAGAAAATTTTAAACTTGGAGTAGCTGCCGCAACCGGCGGAATTTTCCTGATGTACATGATAAACATTATCCTTGGTTTTTTTGGTGCATCCATCCCCTTTATTCACGATAATGGTTTTTTCGGGATCGGTATCAGCGTTTTTATCGTGATCATAGCGGCACTTAATCTCGTTCTTGATTTCGACTTCATTGAACACGGTGTTGAACAGGGAGCTCCAAAGTTCATGGAATGGCGAGCTGCTTTAGGACTTATGATTACGCTCGTATGGCTCTATATTGAAATACTACACCTCATCTCAAAATTGAGGAGCCGCTAA
- a CDS encoding inactive transglutaminase family protein — MNSKIQFYIIIFFLALIGFGLTFYKCMFLGFPLFPGQHEEVWTVEAKVKFMAKGGPVKASFLIPSVTPGYTIKSEDFASTNYGFNKTKDEFGYRANWHARDVKGIQTLYYRVQFFGSIRSTPAPLEEEPKLPPPPFFAEPYRTAADTLIELTRSHSADTATFTGELLRSLNSPSRSQNINLLLREYNTDESKNELILSLLTRAEIPARIVRGLFLEDGIQNHPLSDLIQVYDGTEWIFYNPLNGKSGLPADFFIWQEGGKSLFDLIGGEDSNVSFSISRNLRTSLELAAYRAKSNEAKFIDFSIYSLPIDKQNSLTLLLLVPIGALVVVIMNNIVGIPTSGTFMPILIAMSFKQTELLPGLCMFCIIIGAGLQIRSYLSHLNLLFVPRISAVVIVVILLMSCMSVFSFKLGIRHGLGITFFPMIILSWTIERISIIWEEQGHKEALTQGAGSLLVACIVFLVMENSIVEHLTFTFPELILANLATILLIGNYTGYRISELRRFKSMIKE, encoded by the coding sequence ATGAATTCAAAAATACAGTTTTATATTATCATTTTTTTCCTGGCCCTCATAGGATTTGGACTCACTTTTTACAAATGCATGTTCCTGGGGTTTCCTTTGTTCCCGGGGCAGCATGAGGAAGTTTGGACTGTTGAGGCGAAAGTTAAGTTTATGGCTAAAGGCGGTCCGGTAAAGGCATCCTTCCTCATACCTTCAGTTACACCGGGCTACACCATCAAGAGTGAAGATTTTGCATCAACCAATTATGGTTTCAACAAAACAAAAGATGAATTTGGCTATCGAGCAAACTGGCATGCACGAGATGTAAAAGGAATTCAGACACTTTACTACCGGGTTCAATTCTTCGGTTCTATCCGTTCTACCCCTGCTCCCCTTGAAGAAGAGCCAAAACTTCCCCCTCCGCCGTTTTTTGCTGAACCGTACAGAACAGCAGCTGACACGTTGATAGAACTGACACGGAGCCATTCCGCAGACACTGCTACATTCACCGGGGAGTTGCTGAGGAGTTTGAATTCCCCTTCCCGTTCACAGAATATTAATCTTCTTTTGAGGGAATACAATACCGATGAATCTAAAAATGAGCTCATCCTCTCACTTCTCACACGTGCAGAAATTCCTGCCCGGATTGTAAGAGGGCTCTTTCTTGAGGACGGCATCCAGAATCATCCGCTCTCCGATTTGATACAGGTATATGATGGTACTGAGTGGATATTCTATAATCCTCTTAACGGAAAAAGCGGTTTACCGGCAGATTTCTTTATCTGGCAGGAAGGGGGAAAATCGTTGTTCGATCTTATCGGGGGAGAAGATTCAAACGTCTCGTTCTCGATCAGCAGGAATCTTCGTACCTCTCTGGAATTGGCTGCGTATAGAGCAAAGTCCAATGAGGCCAAATTTATTGATTTCTCGATATACAGCCTGCCCATTGATAAGCAGAATTCGCTTACACTGTTACTCCTGGTTCCCATAGGCGCACTCGTGGTGGTTATCATGAACAACATTGTTGGAATTCCTACTTCCGGTACCTTTATGCCCATATTAATAGCAATGTCTTTCAAACAGACAGAACTCCTGCCGGGCCTCTGTATGTTTTGTATCATTATTGGTGCTGGCCTGCAAATCAGGTCTTACCTGTCTCATCTGAACCTTCTGTTCGTCCCGAGAATTTCAGCCGTAGTCATTGTAGTCATTTTGCTCATGTCATGCATGAGTGTCTTCAGTTTCAAGCTCGGAATACGGCATGGACTCGGTATCACTTTCTTCCCAATGATCATTCTCTCATGGACGATTGAAAGGATATCCATCATCTGGGAAGAACAGGGACATAAGGAGGCACTGACTCAGGGAGCCGGCAGTTTACTGGTGGCCTGTATTGTCTTTTTGGTAATGGAGAACAGCATTGTTGAACACCTCACTTTTACTTTCCCTGAATTGATTCTGGCGAATCTGGCAACAATTTTACTAATTGGCAATTACACTGGATACCGGATCTCCGAATTACGCCGATTCAAATCGATGATCAAGGAATAA
- a CDS encoding cold-shock protein, with translation MTSGTVKWFNDSKGFGFISQENGDDVFVHHTSIQGEGFKSLAEGDKVEFEIIKDQKGFKASNVVKV, from the coding sequence ATGACAAGTGGAACAGTCAAGTGGTTTAATGACTCAAAGGGTTTCGGATTTATTTCACAGGAGAACGGGGACGATGTATTTGTGCACCATACTTCAATTCAGGGTGAAGGTTTTAAATCTCTGGCAGAAGGAGATAAGGTAGAGTTTGAAATCATCAAAGACCAGAAGGGTTTTAAGGCTTCAAATGTAGTTAAAGTATAA
- a CDS encoding DUF3524 domain-containing protein has protein sequence MGKGLHVLALEPYFGGSHKAFLQGWIGLSRHRWTLLNLPPRKWKWRMRHSAITLAGLTAEKVKKGEKWDILFCSDMLNLAEYRGLVHPAVKRLPSIVYFHENQLTYPVIHKREFDYHFVLTNMITALAGSEVWFNSSYHRDVFLSELRSFLKRMPDFHSLELIEVIRLKSSIKYPGIHKFPQRRKRLAGPIRIVWAARWEYDKNPGLFFEALRILKKRNIKFRLSIMGKHGRNIPDVFSSARNEFFSFIDRWGYQTDRFDYESALLESDVFVSTAEHEFFGISVIEAAAAGAFPLVPERLSYPETLELKEGNEDFYYKGGADSLAERLIQLSEKIRDNNLWDRDPDRAIRIAEKFYWKSKVKQFDLSLDSIVCGNEYEE, from the coding sequence ATGGGTAAAGGGCTGCACGTCTTAGCACTGGAACCTTATTTTGGAGGCAGTCACAAGGCCTTTCTGCAGGGTTGGATTGGTTTAAGCCGTCACCGTTGGACTCTTTTAAATCTTCCACCGCGAAAATGGAAATGGCGTATGCGTCATTCAGCAATAACATTAGCTGGCCTGACAGCGGAAAAAGTCAAAAAAGGAGAAAAATGGGACATCCTCTTCTGTTCAGATATGTTAAATCTTGCCGAATACAGAGGCCTTGTGCATCCTGCAGTCAAAAGGCTTCCATCCATTGTTTATTTTCACGAAAATCAACTGACGTATCCTGTAATACATAAACGTGAATTTGACTATCATTTTGTTCTTACCAATATGATAACCGCCCTGGCGGGAAGCGAGGTGTGGTTCAATTCTTCTTATCATCGTGATGTCTTCCTGAGTGAACTGAGATCTTTCCTGAAGCGTATGCCAGATTTTCACTCTCTGGAGCTCATTGAAGTTATCCGGCTCAAATCCTCAATCAAGTATCCGGGAATTCACAAATTCCCGCAGCGAAGGAAACGCCTGGCAGGACCCATACGGATTGTATGGGCGGCCAGATGGGAATATGACAAGAATCCAGGGCTTTTTTTCGAGGCATTGCGTATTTTAAAAAAACGTAATATCAAGTTCCGGTTAAGTATTATGGGTAAACACGGGAGGAATATCCCCGATGTCTTTTCTTCTGCCAGAAATGAGTTTTTCAGTTTTATAGATCGATGGGGATATCAAACAGATCGTTTCGATTACGAATCTGCACTTTTAGAATCTGATGTCTTTGTTTCGACAGCAGAGCATGAATTTTTTGGTATCAGTGTGATTGAGGCTGCTGCGGCGGGAGCATTCCCTCTTGTACCAGAGAGGTTGTCCTATCCGGAAACATTGGAATTGAAAGAGGGTAATGAGGATTTTTATTACAAAGGTGGTGCAGACAGCCTGGCTGAGAGGCTCATTCAATTGTCTGAAAAGATACGGGATAATAATTTATGGGATAGGGACCCGGACCGTGCAATCCGTATTGCTGAAAAATTTTACTGGAAATCGAAGGTGAAACAATTCGACTTGAGCCTTGATAGTATTGTGTGCGGAAATGAGTATGAAGAATAA
- a CDS encoding ATP-dependent RecD-like DNA helicase, whose amino-acid sequence MNNTTCKKSQIRVEIEGLLERITFNSEETGYTIGKLKVKGFSDLVVFTGNLLSVNPGEILKLKGRWVNHPKYGTQFKVDSYVSAIPATVKGIEKYLSSHLIKGIGPVMAKKIVAQFGLNTLDVIEHSIEMLRCVDGIGLKRIKMIELAWIEQKEIKEVMLFLQSHGVSAIFAAKIFKQYGQEAIRIVKENPYRLATDIFGIGFVTADKIAKDMGISSDSQMRVEAGILYVLHQLSGEGHVYYPYELLIEECGKILKTEREIIVKAFGAIAFDERIVIEDINQDGEIKANDKAVYLSKFYITEAGIARNVGRFLNKENRLSQLDGEKVLDWVQKRSNITLSANQKIAIKKSMSESMLVITGGPGTGKTTIINSITEIYQKLGKKIFLAAPTGRAAKRMSEVTGCEAKTIHRLLGFTPGGRGFQKNERNPLEADLIVIDEASMVETILMYHLMKAVPQEATVILVGDVSQLPSVGAGNVLKDIIDSGVVATVSLTEIFRQSRQSGIVVIAHSINRGEMPALVSSRNRVQDFYFMEIGEPEKIVEKMTFLCKERIPSRFKFDSVKDIQVLTPMNKGILGTHNLNIQLQEALNPSSRELRIGAKVFRVSDKVMQTVNNYDKDVFNGDIGIIAAIDREYHEVTVDFEGRSVLYDYKDLDELALAYAVSVHKAQGSEYPVVVMPVHSQHCILLQRNLLYTAITRGRKLVVLLGTKKALSLAINNNSPLRRYTYLKTRLKLLLK is encoded by the coding sequence ATGAATAACACAACTTGTAAAAAATCTCAAATACGCGTTGAAATTGAAGGTCTGTTGGAGAGGATTACATTCAACAGTGAAGAAACAGGCTATACCATTGGAAAATTAAAGGTTAAAGGGTTTAGCGATTTAGTCGTCTTTACCGGAAACCTTCTTTCTGTTAATCCGGGAGAGATCTTAAAGCTCAAGGGGCGGTGGGTGAATCATCCAAAATATGGTACACAGTTTAAAGTAGATTCGTATGTTTCTGCTATACCTGCTACTGTCAAAGGAATAGAAAAATATTTAAGTTCTCACTTGATAAAAGGTATTGGTCCCGTTATGGCTAAGAAAATTGTTGCTCAGTTTGGATTGAACACTCTGGATGTTATTGAACATTCAATAGAAATGCTTCGATGTGTAGATGGTATTGGTCTGAAGCGAATTAAAATGATAGAGCTGGCATGGATTGAGCAAAAAGAGATCAAAGAGGTGATGCTTTTTCTTCAAAGTCATGGAGTGAGTGCAATTTTTGCAGCTAAAATATTTAAGCAGTATGGACAAGAAGCAATCAGGATTGTAAAAGAGAATCCATACAGACTGGCAACTGATATATTTGGTATTGGTTTTGTCACGGCTGATAAGATAGCAAAGGATATGGGTATATCAAGTGATTCACAGATGAGGGTTGAGGCAGGTATTCTTTATGTTCTTCATCAACTCTCTGGTGAAGGTCATGTATACTATCCTTATGAATTATTAATTGAGGAATGTGGGAAAATTCTCAAAACTGAACGTGAAATTATTGTGAAAGCTTTTGGTGCCATTGCATTTGATGAGAGGATAGTTATTGAAGATATTAACCAGGATGGAGAAATCAAAGCCAACGATAAAGCCGTTTATCTCTCGAAATTTTATATAACTGAAGCTGGTATCGCACGTAATGTAGGGAGGTTTCTCAATAAAGAAAATCGTTTATCTCAATTGGACGGTGAGAAGGTGCTCGATTGGGTTCAGAAGAGGTCAAACATTACATTATCTGCAAATCAGAAGATTGCTATTAAAAAATCAATGAGTGAAAGTATGTTGGTAATTACAGGCGGACCAGGTACTGGGAAAACAACCATAATAAACTCAATAACTGAGATTTATCAAAAATTAGGAAAGAAGATTTTTTTAGCTGCCCCGACAGGGAGGGCGGCAAAGAGGATGTCTGAGGTGACTGGGTGTGAAGCAAAGACGATTCATCGTTTGCTGGGATTTACACCGGGCGGAAGAGGCTTTCAGAAAAATGAACGTAATCCCCTGGAAGCAGATTTAATTGTAATAGACGAAGCCTCAATGGTTGAAACGATACTAATGTACCATCTCATGAAGGCTGTTCCTCAGGAGGCAACAGTAATACTTGTTGGAGATGTTTCACAGTTGCCTTCTGTAGGTGCTGGTAATGTTTTAAAAGACATCATCGATTCCGGTGTTGTTGCAACAGTGAGCTTGACTGAAATCTTCAGGCAATCAAGGCAAAGTGGAATAGTCGTTATTGCGCACAGCATCAACAGGGGGGAGATGCCGGCTCTTGTGTCAAGCCGGAATAGGGTGCAGGATTTTTATTTTATGGAAATTGGGGAACCGGAAAAAATTGTGGAAAAGATGACATTTTTGTGCAAGGAGAGGATTCCCTCTAGATTTAAGTTTGATTCTGTTAAAGATATACAGGTGTTAACGCCCATGAATAAGGGGATATTAGGGACACATAATCTTAATATACAATTACAAGAGGCCTTAAATCCATCATCAAGAGAACTGCGAATCGGCGCTAAGGTGTTCAGAGTAAGTGACAAGGTAATGCAGACAGTAAACAATTACGACAAGGATGTCTTCAATGGTGATATTGGTATAATTGCTGCCATAGACAGGGAATACCACGAGGTTACGGTTGATTTTGAAGGAAGATCAGTACTGTATGATTATAAAGACCTCGATGAACTGGCATTAGCCTATGCAGTATCTGTGCACAAGGCACAAGGAAGTGAATATCCTGTTGTCGTAATGCCTGTACATTCCCAGCATTGCATTCTTTTGCAAAGGAATTTACTCTATACGGCGATAACCCGTGGCAGAAAATTAGTGGTTTTGCTTGGAACAAAAAAGGCATTGTCCTTAGCCATAAACAATAACAGCCCCCTGAGAAGATATACCTACTTAAAAACCAGGTTGAAATTGCTATTAAAATAA
- a CDS encoding RimK/LysX family protein yields the protein MKQKIKDYFPFAFLLILLMSGCSLIDTIKGEFSASKKNDSDRKNETIQQNTTSTISSVDLENTRKSEILQVQENTSTGKSEVIKKSSDEVILVPAKLKDEQDAAIRQERQLPVYGYVENVLLGPGKLQLKAKLDSGAKTSSLNVLDLVEFERDGSQWVRFKMIDPSVNEEVEFERKIERHVKIKQYGAESERRPVIMMEVQLGTIHLERAFTLTKRSDFIYKVLIGRNVLNGFVLIDTSRTFTTNTGLE from the coding sequence ATGAAGCAAAAAATAAAAGATTATTTCCCTTTTGCATTTCTATTAATTCTGTTAATGAGTGGCTGTTCTCTCATAGATACCATTAAAGGAGAATTCAGTGCCTCAAAAAAGAATGATAGTGACCGCAAAAATGAAACCATCCAGCAAAATACTACGAGCACCATAAGTAGCGTTGATCTGGAAAATACTCGCAAAAGTGAAATTTTACAGGTACAGGAAAATACCAGTACCGGCAAAAGTGAAGTTATTAAAAAGAGTAGTGATGAAGTAATATTGGTACCCGCCAAACTTAAGGATGAACAAGATGCAGCTATCAGGCAGGAGAGACAATTACCTGTTTATGGCTATGTTGAAAATGTACTCCTTGGCCCAGGCAAGTTACAACTTAAGGCAAAGCTTGATTCCGGGGCAAAGACCTCTTCGTTGAATGTGTTGGATCTGGTAGAATTTGAACGTGATGGAAGTCAATGGGTCAGATTTAAAATGATTGATCCCTCAGTTAATGAGGAAGTGGAGTTTGAGAGAAAAATTGAACGCCATGTAAAAATCAAGCAATATGGTGCTGAAAGTGAAAGACGGCCTGTTATCATGATGGAGGTGCAATTGGGAACCATTCACCTCGAAAGGGCGTTTACGCTAACGAAGCGAAGCGATTTCATCTACAAGGTGTTAATAGGCCGTAATGTCCTCAACGGATTTGTACTCATAGATACCTCCCGAACATTTACGACAAACACCGGTTTAGAGTAA
- the dacB gene encoding D-alanyl-D-alanine carboxypeptidase/D-alanyl-D-alanine-endopeptidase — protein sequence MNFPALYPKKTTLLKIVFFCCLLPLHSFMGKAFAKEELSQIIDKQIHSAALKHAQWSVYAEYADTGENIADFNGEKSLAPASGLKVISTGVALILLGESFRFETSLHYDGKISDTGVLHGNLYLVGGGDPTLGSDQVKGSPDLEKVMKTWAESIKKMGIRQITGTVIADISFFDQDTVPDFWTWSDIGNYFGAGSSALCIHDNLYYLYFKPGSLAGDSAEIIRTEPRVEGIEFDNHMRTGKIGSGDNGYIYCAPKQRIATLRGTIPAGVDEFAIKGSMPDPPLFAAQYLTEFLVQSCIPVSGPATVINRHQRYHNTKKICTIYSPPLTEIIHITNKKSVNLYAEQLVKMIARKGTGIGSTKRGIKIIEKTLKSLGIDTGGLSLFDGSGLSRNTMVTAKICARFLSAMAKQKSFGTFYDSISIAGDPNDRGHVKRFGAGTPVACNARVKTGYIKGVRSHSGYIRSHSGRLISFSLICNNFSSPINIIDTIHESVLVKLAMLP from the coding sequence ATGAATTTCCCTGCTCTGTATCCCAAAAAGACAACCCTTTTAAAAATTGTATTCTTCTGCTGTCTCCTCCCGCTGCACTCTTTCATGGGTAAGGCATTTGCAAAGGAGGAGCTCTCTCAGATTATCGATAAACAGATACACAGTGCGGCATTGAAACATGCCCAATGGAGCGTCTACGCGGAGTATGCGGATACAGGAGAAAATATAGCTGACTTTAACGGCGAGAAAAGCCTCGCCCCCGCTTCCGGACTAAAGGTAATCAGCACGGGAGTTGCCCTCATATTGCTTGGAGAAAGCTTCCGGTTTGAAACCAGCCTCCACTATGATGGGAAAATTTCAGATACAGGGGTTTTGCATGGTAATCTTTATCTCGTTGGCGGAGGTGACCCCACCCTCGGTTCAGATCAGGTAAAGGGTTCTCCCGACCTGGAAAAAGTGATGAAAACCTGGGCGGAATCAATAAAAAAAATGGGAATCCGCCAGATAACGGGTACTGTTATTGCGGATATCTCTTTTTTTGATCAGGATACGGTTCCTGATTTCTGGACATGGTCGGATATAGGCAACTATTTTGGTGCCGGTTCCAGTGCGTTGTGTATCCATGACAATTTATACTATCTCTATTTCAAACCCGGAAGCCTTGCAGGCGACAGTGCAGAAATCATTCGAACTGAACCCAGAGTGGAGGGTATTGAGTTTGACAACCATATGCGTACGGGCAAGATCGGTTCAGGAGATAACGGATATATCTACTGTGCCCCAAAACAGCGGATTGCAACATTACGCGGTACAATCCCCGCCGGTGTTGACGAATTTGCCATCAAGGGGTCAATGCCGGACCCTCCTCTTTTTGCAGCACAATATCTTACGGAATTCTTAGTGCAAAGTTGCATACCGGTCTCCGGACCGGCAACCGTCATAAATCGACACCAGAGGTATCATAATACAAAAAAGATCTGTACCATCTATTCACCGCCATTGACTGAAATTATACACATTACCAACAAAAAGAGTGTCAATCTCTACGCAGAGCAGCTGGTAAAGATGATTGCACGCAAAGGAACTGGCATCGGGAGCACCAAAAGAGGTATCAAAATAATTGAAAAGACCCTGAAATCGCTTGGAATAGATACGGGAGGATTATCTCTGTTTGACGGAAGCGGATTGTCCAGGAATACGATGGTAACAGCAAAGATATGTGCCAGATTCTTATCGGCAATGGCAAAACAGAAGTCATTCGGTACATTTTACGACTCAATCTCAATTGCCGGAGACCCGAACGATAGAGGCCACGTAAAAAGATTCGGCGCAGGAACTCCTGTCGCCTGTAATGCAAGAGTGAAGACTGGATATATAAAAGGTGTGCGGAGCCATTCAGGTTATATCCGCTCTCACTCCGGAAGACTCATATCCTTTTCACTCATCTGCAATAACTTTTCCTCTCCTATAAATATTATTGACACAATTCACGAATCAGTCCTGGTCAAATTAGCAATGCTGCCATGA
- a CDS encoding cold-shock protein: MTSGTVKWFNDSKGFGFISQENGDDVFVHHTAIQGEGFKSLAEGDKVEFEIIKDQKGFKASNVVKV; this comes from the coding sequence ATGACAAGTGGAACAGTCAAGTGGTTTAATGACTCAAAGGGTTTCGGATTTATTTCACAGGAGAACGGGGACGATGTATTTGTGCACCATACCGCAATTCAGGGTGAAGGTTTTAAATCTCTGGCAGAAGGAGATAAGGTAGAGTTTGAAATCATCAAAGACCAGAAGGGTTTTAAGGCTTCAAATGTAGTTAAAGTATAA
- a CDS encoding cold-shock protein, producing MASGTVKWFNDSKGFGFISQEDGDDVFVHHTAIQGEGFKSLSEGDKVEFETEKGERGYKASNVVKV from the coding sequence ATGGCAAGTGGAACAGTAAAGTGGTTTAATGATTCAAAAGGTTTTGGATTTATTTCACAGGAGGACGGAGACGATGTTTTTGTGCACCATACCGCAATTCAGGGTGAGGGGTTTAAAAGTCTCTCGGAAGGGGATAAAGTCGAGTTTGAAACCGAAAAGGGCGAAAGAGGTTACAAGGCCTCAAATGTTGTCAAGGTATAA
- a CDS encoding alpha-L-glutamate ligase-like protein, which produces MIFASPFKLSKCGILGMNMRNLDFVLRYNPRHLYPNVDNKLKTKLLAEEAGIPVPKLYGVIQFQHQIKHLPELLENYDQFVVKPSKGSGGKGILVISGKQRGTFVKTSGSLICQKELNRHVSNIVSGLYSLGGQIDSAMIEYYVNFYPLFKDISYQGVPDIRVLLFQGYPAMAMIRLPTRLSDGKANLHQGAVGVGINIQSGRTLGGVYHNRPIENHPDTGISFKGISIPDWHGLLILAARCYEITGLGYMGIDIVLDNDHGPMILELNARPGLAIQVANNAGLVPRLRKIEKMASQKLDIEQRVCFAQSNFDGDPLQHF; this is translated from the coding sequence ATGATATTTGCGAGTCCTTTCAAGCTCTCAAAGTGCGGTATCCTGGGAATGAATATGCGCAACCTGGACTTCGTACTCAGGTATAATCCAAGGCATCTCTACCCTAATGTGGACAATAAGTTAAAAACAAAGCTTCTCGCTGAAGAGGCCGGTATCCCTGTCCCAAAACTTTATGGGGTTATTCAGTTTCAACACCAAATAAAACATTTACCAGAACTCCTGGAGAATTATGATCAGTTTGTCGTCAAGCCTTCGAAGGGGAGCGGAGGAAAGGGTATTCTTGTTATTTCAGGCAAGCAAAGAGGTACCTTCGTAAAAACAAGCGGCTCTTTGATCTGTCAGAAAGAACTAAATCGACATGTTTCAAATATTGTGAGTGGTCTCTACAGCCTTGGAGGACAGATCGACAGCGCCATGATTGAATATTATGTTAATTTTTATCCTCTCTTTAAGGATATCAGTTATCAGGGAGTACCCGACATCAGGGTTCTCCTTTTCCAAGGGTATCCTGCCATGGCAATGATACGGCTTCCAACAAGGTTATCTGATGGAAAGGCAAACCTGCATCAAGGGGCTGTTGGCGTTGGGATAAATATTCAAAGCGGCAGAACCTTAGGCGGAGTATACCATAACAGACCTATTGAAAATCATCCCGATACCGGTATCTCTTTCAAAGGCATATCAATTCCAGACTGGCATGGCCTGCTTATACTTGCTGCCCGATGTTATGAGATCACAGGTCTTGGTTACATGGGAATAGATATCGTTCTGGATAATGATCATGGCCCAATGATTCTTGAACTTAATGCAAGGCCGGGTCTGGCCATACAGGTAGCCAATAATGCGGGTCTGGTTCCCCGCTTACGAAAGATTGAGAAGATGGCATCACAGAAACTTGATATCGAACAGCGTGTCTGTTTTGCACAGAGTAATTTTGATGGGGATCCCTTACAACACTTTTAA